The following DNA comes from Caulobacter sp. X.
CCTGGTCGATCTTGCCGCCGTCTTCCAGAATCTCGATCTGGCGACGGGCCTCGTACTCGATGGCCTGCTGGATGTAGCGATACGAGTTGACGTTCTTGATCTCGCAGCGCGTGCCCAGGTGCTTGAAGTCGCCGGTGGCGCGGAACTTCTCGTAGTCGCCCGGACGGCAGACCGAGACGTTCACGTCGGCGCGCAGGTTGCCCTTCTCCATGTCGCCGTCGCAGGTGCCGAGATAGACGAGGATCGTCCGCAGCTTCTTGACGTAGGCGGCCGCCTCTTCCGAGGTGCGCATGTCGGGCTTGGAGACGATCTCCATCAGCGCCGTGCCCGCGCGGTTCAGGTCGACATAGGTCGCGTTCGGATCCTGGTCGTGCAGCGACTTGCCGGCGTCCTGCTCCAGGTGCAGGCGCTCGATGCGCACGTCGAAGGTCGTGCCATCGTCGCGCTCGACCGTGACCACGCCCTCGCCGACGATCGGCTGGTCGAATTGGCTGATCTGATAGCCCTGCGGCAGGTCCGGATAGAAGTAGTTTTTCCGGTCGAAGCGGCTCTTCAGGTTGATCTGGGCCTTCAGGCCCAGGCCGGTCTTCACGGCTTGCTCGACGCAGAACTTGTTCAGCACCGGCAGCATGCCCGGCATGGCGGCGTCCACGAGGCTGACCTGCTCGTTCGGACCCGCGCCGAAGCCGACGGCGGCGCCGGAGAAGAGCTTGGACTTGCTGGCGACCTGAGCGTGCACCTCGAGACCGAGGACCATTTCCCAGGGGCCGGTGCGGCCTTGGATCTGTTTGGATTCTTGCGTCATGGCCGTCTCTCTACATCAAGCGCCCTAGGCCGGAAAAGCTCTGGGACGCCCCCGTGGGCGTATTCGCCAAGGCGATCTCGAGCAAGGCCTTGAAGTTCTTTGTCGGTAGCTGAGGCGTTCGTTTTTCGCGCTTCCAGAATAAGGCGAGAATCCGTCAAATCCGGCGCCATTGCTGGGCAAGGGAACCGCTGAGTTTTCGCGTCGTTCATTTTCTCGAACAGCTCACTTACGGAGGTAGAAATGCCCGCCGCTTACACTACCCGCCCCGCTTTGAACTTCGATGCGCCGGAGCCGGCCATCACGACTGACTCCAATGCTTCGGCTCTTTTCCCCTCGCAGCCCGTCTATGCCCGCACGCCGAGGAAAAAGGCTTCGAACAACCTGCCGCTTCTGATTGGCGCGCCCATCGTGGCGGTCGCCGCCGGGGCCCTGATCTGGGGCATGACGGCCAATCGCGCCGAAGCGCCGACCGACCAGCAGTCGTTGCAGGTCGCCGCCGCGCAAAGCCCCGCGCCACTGACCGCGCCGCTGCCCCCCGAAGCGACCCCGTCGCCGATCCCGCAGCCGACCGAGGTGGCGGCCAACGAAACCCCCGCCCCGGCTCCAGTCGCCCGCGCCACGACGCCGCGCGCCGCCGCTCCGGCTCGCCCGGCCGCTCGTCGCGCCGCGCCGGTGGAGACTAGCGCTCCGGACGCCGCCAGCGCTTCGACCAACGTCAGCGCCACCGTCCCGGCCGCGCCGCCGACCGTGAGCGCCGCCCCGGCGATCGCCGAACCGGCCCCGCTGGTCGTTCCGTCGCCGGCCGCTCCTCAGGCGACTCCGACGACCGAGCCTAGCAACCCGATGTAACCTCGGGTCCCACACCCCGAACGAAGAAGGGCGGCTCCGCGAGGAGCCGCCCTTTTTACATCACCACCACTTCTCGGCCTTGGCCTTGAAGCCAGCGGCCTTCTCGACCGCCCCGGCGACCGAGAACACCGTCGCCTCGTCCAGAGGCTTGCCGATGATCTGCAGGCCCAGCGGCAGGCCGTTGGCGTCGAGGCCGGCGGGCAAGCTCAGGCCCGGCAGGCCCGCCAGGTTGGTCGTCACCGTGAAGACGTCATTCAGGTACATGGCGATCGGGTCGTTGCTGTTCTCGCCCAGGCCGAACGCCGCCGAGGGCGCGGTCGGGGTGAGGATCGCGTCGACCTTTTGCCAGGCGTTGTCGAAGTCCTCGGCGATGCGGCGGCGCACCTTCAGGGCCTTCAGGTAATAGGCGTCGTAATAGCCGGCCGACAGAACATAGGTGCCGATCAGGATGCGGCGCTTGACCTCGTCGCCGAAACCCGAGGCCCGCGTGTTCTCGTAGATCTCGGTGAGGTTCGCGCCCTCTTCCCGCAGGCCGTAGCGCATGCCGTCGTAGCGGGCGAGGTTCGAGGAGGCCTCGGCCGGGGCCACGATGTAGTAGGCCGGCAGGGCGTACTTGGTGTGCGGCAGGCTGATGTCGACGATTTCGCAGCCGGCTTCTTTCAGCCAGGCGATGCCGTCCTGCCAGAGCTTCTCGATCTCGGCCGGCATGTTGTCGACCCGGTATTCCTTCGGAATGCCGATCTTCAGGCCCTTCACAGACTTGCCCACGAACTGAGTGAAGTCCGGAACCGGGATGTCGAGGCTGGTCGAGTCCTTGGGGTCGTGGCCCGACATCGAGGTCAGCAGCAGGGCCGCGTCCTCGACGGTCTTGGCGATCGGGCCGGCCTGGTCCAGCGAGCTGGCGAAGGCGACAACGCCCCAGCGCGAGCAGCGGCCGTAGGTCGGCTTGATCCCAACGGTGCCGGTGAAGGCGGCCGGCTGGCGGATCGAGCCGCCGGTGTCGGTGGCCGTGGCGCCCAGGCACAGGTCCGCCGCGACGGCCGCGGCCGAACCACCGGACGAGCCGCCCGGGGTCAGGGCCTTGGTCGAGCCCTGGGCGCGCCAGGGGTTGGTCACCGGGCCGAAATAGCTGGTCTCGTTCGACGAGCCCATGGCGAACTGGTCGAGGTTCAGCTTGCCCAGCATGACCGCGCCGTCGCGCCACAGCTGGCTGGTCACCGTCGACTCGTAGGTCGGGACGAAGTTTTCCAGGATCTTCGAGCAGGCCGTGGTGCGCACGCCCTCGGTGCAGAAGAGGTCCTTCACGCCCAGCGGCGCGCCTTCCAGCGGGCCGGCTTGGCCTTGAGCCCGGCGAGCGTCGGACTTGGCGGCCATGTCCAGCGCCTTCTCCGGCGTCTCCAGGATGTAGGCGTTGAGGCCACGGGCGGCTTCGATCGCTTCGATGTGGGCCTTGGTCAGCTCGACCGAGGTGAAGTCGCCCTTGGCCAGGCCGTCGACGGCGGCCTTCAGGGTCAGATTGGTGAGCGCGCTCATTATTCGACCACCTTCGGCACAACGAAGAAGTTGCCGACCGACTTGGGCGCATTGGCGGTCACCAGGGCCGGATCGCCGCCCATGGTCACCACGTCCTCGCGCATCGGCAGGCCGGAGGCCACGACGCTGGTCAGCGGCTCGCAGCCGTCGGTGTCCACCTCGGCCAGCTGCTCGATCCAGGTCATGATGCCGTTGAGCTCTTGAGCCAAAGCCTCGATGCGCTCTTCGGGTTCGGCGATGCGGGCGAGCCGGGCGACCTTCCGCACCGTGGCGGCGTCAATGGCCATGGGGATCTCCTGAAATTCGAACGCGTCGGTTACTAGGCCGGAGACAAGGTTTCAAGCGGCGCGGCTCCTGATAAAGAGAGCCATGCCCGTTCTCGACATCGAAGACTTCGCCGCCGCCCTGCCCCAGTACGCCCCGGTGGTGGGCCTGGACCCTGGCGAAAGGACCATTGGGGTCGCCGTCTCGGACGTCACCCGCACGGTCGCCAGCCCCTTGGCCCTGATCGAGAAGACCAAGTTCAGCAAGGACGCCGAGGCGCTGTTCAAGCTGATGGACAGCCGCGGCGCGATCGGCATCGTCATCGGCCTGCCCATGAACATGGATGGGACAGAGGGCGTCCGCTGCCAGAGCAACCGGGCGCTGGGCCGCAACCTGTTGCGGCTCAAGCCGGACCTGCCCATCACCTTCTGGGACGAGCGCCTCTCGACGGCGGCGGTGACGCGGGTGCTGATCGACGAGCATGACGTGAACCGGAAAAGACGAGCCGAGGTCGTGGACAAGATGGCGGCCGGCTGGATCCTGCAGGGCGCGCTGGAGCGGCTGCGGGGGTTGTAGGCGCTAGTTCCTCCCCCGTGACACGGGGGAGGTGTCGCGGAGCGACGGAGGGGGCGAACTGGAGGTCGGCCGAGATGGCCCCCTCCGGCCCTCCGGGCCACCTCCCCCGCGTCGCGGGGGAGGATCTTGGTCCGCAAGCTTCAGACACACCCCCGCCGCTTCACGCGGTCTCCCGCTGAAGGTTCGGAAAGGGACGCGGAGCGCCGGACATCCGTCCGGTGAACTTTGATAAATACCGTTTCGACGAAGCCCGACGCTCCGCGCGACCGTTATTCGCCAGCGTCCCGTCGGGTGGCCCTGTTCAGGCCTTACCGGGACCTGGGCGCTTCCGTTTCCAGAAGACCCAGCGGTCGAAGAGGACGGGCTTCCAGCCAGACACGCCCTTTTGCCTTCAACCACGCCAACGGCGGGCGGGTGAGCCCAGCAAGCTCAGCCCCGGACCGTCCGAGTATCCCCCTCGAACCTGTCCCCGCTCGATCGCCCCCCGCCGCCGCAAATGGTCGCTGGCCATGCGCCCTTTCCTCGCGACGAGGTGGGTAGAGAATACGGCAGGTTTCGAGGGGGAGGATAAGATCGCGCGAACACTCGTTCCTTCCATCACCCTCTCCCTTGGGGAGAGGGCGGGGCCCAAGCGAAGCTTGGGAGGGTGAGGGGCTAAGCCCTCGCCGTTAAAAACGCAGGTAACACATAAGCTTGCGCGGACTCACCACCGGCTCCGCCATCCCCTCGCCCTCCTACGCCTTCGGCGCGGGCCCCGCCCTCTCCCTCCGGGAGACGGTGTTCTATTCCCATCCTCCACAGAGCGTTTGCGCCCCTAACCTTCCCTTCCCGCCCAAAGCCGCCTATGACGCGGGCTCATGACGGCTTCAGCCCATGACCCCGCCCACGCGGCCATCGAGACGATCCGCGCGCGCGTCTTCGCCTTTCCCAAGCGCCATTTCCTCTCCGCCGGCGATCTGAACGCGCTCCAGGCCATCGAACTGCTGGATCTGGCCGAAGCGTTCGTGGCCCTGAACCGCCAGACGTCCAAGACCCTCGACATCCTCAAGGGCCGGACGCTGATGAACCTGTTCTTCGAGAACAGCACGCGGACGCAGAGCTCGTTCGAGCTGGCCGGCAAGCGCCTGGGCGCCGACGTCGTCAACATGAACCCCAAGACCTCGTCGGTGGCCAAGGGCGAGACCCTGATCGACACGGCGGTCACCCTGAACGCCATGCGGCCGGACCTGCTGGTCGTGCGCCACGCCTCGTCTGGGGCCGCCTCTCTGCTGTCCCAGAAGGTCAGCGGCCACGTCGTCAACGCCGGCGACGGCCAGCACGAGCACCCGACCCAGGCCTTGCTGGACGCCCTGTCGATCCGCCGCGCCTTCGGCCGGGTCTCGGGCCTGACCGTGGCGATCTGCGGCGACGTGCTGCACAGCCGAGTCGCCCGCTCGAACGTCGCCCTGCTCCATACGCTCGGCGCCAGCGTGCGCCTGGTCGGTCCGCCCACCCTGATGCCCGCCCAGGCCGAGCGCTGGGGCGTCACCGTGCACCACGACATGAAGTCGGGCCTGGCCGGCGCCGACGTCGTCATGATGCTGCGGCTGCAGCTGGAGCGGATGCAGGGCGCCTTCGTGCCCTCGACCCGCGAGTATTTCCGCTTCTACGGCCTTGATCGCGAAAAGCTGTCCCGCGCCGCGCCGGGCGCCAAGGTCATGCACCCGGGCCCGATGAACCGGGGCGTCGAGATCGACTCCGACGTCGCCGACGATCCGACCATCAGCCTGATCCAGGACCAGGTCGAGATGGGCGTCGCCGCCCGGATGGCGGTGCTGACCAGCCTCGCGGCCCGTCTGGAGGCACAAGCATGAACGCCCCCCAGCCCCTCGCCTTCGTCAACGCCCGCCTGGTCGATCCGGAAAGCGGCTACGACGGTCCCGGCGGCGTCATCGTCTCGGAAGGCGTCATCACCGACGTCGCCAAGGGCCGCGAGTTCGGCAAGCTCAGCAAGGCCGTGCGGGTCATCGACTGCGGCGGCGCTCTGCTGGCGCCCGGCCTGATCGATCTGCGCGTCCGCACCGGCGAGCCCGGCGCCGAGACCAAGGAAACCCTGGCCTCGGCCGCCAAGGCCGCCGCGGCGGGCGGCGTCACCTCGTTCGTGGTCCAGCCCGACACCGCGCCGGCGATCGACGATCCCAGCGTCGTCGACTTCATCCTGCGCCGCGCCCGCGACATCGACAGCGCCCGCATCCTGGTGGCCGGCGCGGCGACGCGTGGCCTGAAGGGCGAGCAGATGGCCGAGATCGGCCTGATGCGCGAGGCCGGCTGCGTCTATGTCACCGACGCCGGCAAGCCGATCGTCGACAGCAAGGTCATGCAGCGCGTCCTGACCTACGCCAAGGGCTTCGACGCCCTTCTGGCCCACCGGCCGATGGATCCGTGGCTGGGCAAGGGCGGCGCGGCGATCGGCGGCGAGTTCGCCGGCCGCATGGGCTTGCCCTCGATCTCGCCGATGGCCGAGCGGATCATGCTTGAGCGCGACGTCGCCCTGCTGGAAGCCACCGGCGGCAAGCTGCTGGTCGACCAGATCAGCTCGGCCCAGGCCCTCGAGACCTTGTCGCGCGCCAAGGCCAAGGGCCTGCGGATCAGCGCCTCGGTGTCGATCAACCACCTGTCGTTCAATGAGCTGGACATCGGCGACTACCGCACCTTCGCCAAGCTGAACCCGCCCTTGCGCGGCGAGGACGACCGCCAGGCGCTGATCGAGGCGCTGGCTTCGGGCCTGATCGACGTCGTCGTTTCCTCGCACAGCCCGGCCCCCGCCGAGGACAAGCGCCTGCCGTTCGACGAAGCCGCGCCGGGCGCGGTGGGTCTTGAGACCCTGCTGCCGGCCCTGCTGTCGCTGTATCACGAGGAGCGCATCGCCCTCGTCGATCTGATCCGCGCCGTCACCCTGGCCCCGGCCGAACTCTTGGGCCTTCGCGGCGGCCGCATCGCGCCGGGCGCGCCGGCGGATCTGGTGTTGTGCGACATCGACGCGCCGATCATCGTCGACGCCGCCCGCCTGCTGTCGAAGTCCAAGAACTCGCCGTTCGACGGCCGCCGCCTGCAGGGCCAGGTGCTGATGACGGTGGTCGACGGCCGCGTCGTCCACCGCGCGGAGGGCTAGGCCCTCCGCGTCATGAAGGCGAAGGCCATGGCGGTCGCCGCCCCGACCAGGGCGCCCGCCGCCAGGCCGCCGATCGCGCCCAACGCCCAGACCGGTCCGAGCGCGAAGCCCGAGGCGGCCAGATAGATCGCCGGCAGGCCCAGCGCCCAGCCGACCGCGTTGCCGACGATCCAGGGCCAGCGCTTCACGCCCAGGCCGCCCAGCGCCAGCGTCTGCACGCCGCCGAACAGGGCGCCCACCAGCAGGCCAAAGCCCGCCGCCATCACGACCGTTTGTGAAATGGTCGGGTCGAAGCCGTCGGCGCCGCCCGCATTGGGCGAGAAGATCGAGAACGACGAGCCCGCCGCCCAGCCGATCGTGGCGACGACGCAGGTCGCCATCGTCCAGCGCACGATCGAGATGTCGGGCAACCGGCGGCTCATCATGTTGGCCTGGACCAGGCCCAGCACCATGCCCTCGGGAATACCCGACAGCGCCTTCATCAGAAGCATGGAGATCTGCCAGAACAGCCCGTCCGGCTCGGGCAGCAGGCCGTCGGCCCACACCCACCAGGACGCGCCCAGCAGGATCCCGATCAGCTCGGCCAGAGCGGTCAGCAGTATCCACGCGATCCAGCCGCCTCGCCCCGCGCCTCGCGCCTCAACGCCATGAACCGCGCCCATCGTCCCCGCCATTACGCTTCCCCACGAAATTCCGCGCGACTTTGCCAGCGGATCGAAGCGATTTACACCCTTACTCGACACGGCGCGCTTGAGCTCGCACAAAACTCTCTCTAAGGTAGAAAACGTGGAAAGTCTCGCCTCTGCCGTTTATCTGACTCTCGCGATCGCCGTGGTCGGCGGTTACCTGCTGGGTTCGATTCCGTTCGGCCTGATCGCCACCCGCCTCGGCGGCGCGGGCGACATCCGCAAGATCGGCTCAGGCAATATCGGCGCGACCAACGTGCTGCGCTCGGGGCGCAAGGACCTGGCCCTGATCACCCTCTTGGGCGACGGCGGCAAGGGCGTGGTCGCGGTGCTGCTGGCTCGCTACCTGACTCACGGAAACCCCACCGTGATCGCCCTGGCCGGCGGCGCGGCCTTCCTGGGCCACCTGTTCCCGGTGTGGCTGAAGTTCAAGGGCGGCAAGGGCGTGGCGACCTTCTACGGCGTGCTGCTCAGCGCCTGCTGGCCGGTCGGCGTGCTGGCGGCCGTCACCTGGCTGGCCATGGCCGCCCTCTTC
Coding sequences within:
- the gatA gene encoding Asp-tRNA(Asn)/Glu-tRNA(Gln) amidotransferase subunit GatA, with the translated sequence MSALTNLTLKAAVDGLAKGDFTSVELTKAHIEAIEAARGLNAYILETPEKALDMAAKSDARRAQGQAGPLEGAPLGVKDLFCTEGVRTTACSKILENFVPTYESTVTSQLWRDGAVMLGKLNLDQFAMGSSNETSYFGPVTNPWRAQGSTKALTPGGSSGGSAAAVAADLCLGATATDTGGSIRQPAAFTGTVGIKPTYGRCSRWGVVAFASSLDQAGPIAKTVEDAALLLTSMSGHDPKDSTSLDIPVPDFTQFVGKSVKGLKIGIPKEYRVDNMPAEIEKLWQDGIAWLKEAGCEIVDISLPHTKYALPAYYIVAPAEASSNLARYDGMRYGLREEGANLTEIYENTRASGFGDEVKRRILIGTYVLSAGYYDAYYLKALKVRRRIAEDFDNAWQKVDAILTPTAPSAAFGLGENSNDPIAMYLNDVFTVTTNLAGLPGLSLPAGLDANGLPLGLQIIGKPLDEATVFSVAGAVEKAAGFKAKAEKWW
- the plsY gene encoding glycerol-3-phosphate 1-O-acyltransferase PlsY — its product is MESLASAVYLTLAIAVVGGYLLGSIPFGLIATRLGGAGDIRKIGSGNIGATNVLRSGRKDLALITLLGDGGKGVVAVLLARYLTHGNPTVIALAGGAAFLGHLFPVWLKFKGGKGVATFYGVLLSACWPVGVLAAVTWLAMAALFRISSLAALTAAVLAAPFAIATDQPRPLIGLAIFMAILIFIRHRENIARLLKGEEPKIGKKKPAEAAEAP
- a CDS encoding aspartate carbamoyltransferase catalytic subunit gives rise to the protein MTASAHDPAHAAIETIRARVFAFPKRHFLSAGDLNALQAIELLDLAEAFVALNRQTSKTLDILKGRTLMNLFFENSTRTQSSFELAGKRLGADVVNMNPKTSSVAKGETLIDTAVTLNAMRPDLLVVRHASSGAASLLSQKVSGHVVNAGDGQHEHPTQALLDALSIRRAFGRVSGLTVAICGDVLHSRVARSNVALLHTLGASVRLVGPPTLMPAQAERWGVTVHHDMKSGLAGADVVMMLRLQLERMQGAFVPSTREYFRFYGLDREKLSRAAPGAKVMHPGPMNRGVEIDSDVADDPTISLIQDQVEMGVAARMAVLTSLAARLEAQA
- the pyrC gene encoding dihydroorotase: MNAPQPLAFVNARLVDPESGYDGPGGVIVSEGVITDVAKGREFGKLSKAVRVIDCGGALLAPGLIDLRVRTGEPGAETKETLASAAKAAAAGGVTSFVVQPDTAPAIDDPSVVDFILRRARDIDSARILVAGAATRGLKGEQMAEIGLMREAGCVYVTDAGKPIVDSKVMQRVLTYAKGFDALLAHRPMDPWLGKGGAAIGGEFAGRMGLPSISPMAERIMLERDVALLEATGGKLLVDQISSAQALETLSRAKAKGLRISASVSINHLSFNELDIGDYRTFAKLNPPLRGEDDRQALIEALASGLIDVVVSSHSPAPAEDKRLPFDEAAPGAVGLETLLPALLSLYHEERIALVDLIRAVTLAPAELLGLRGGRIAPGAPADLVLCDIDAPIIVDAARLLSKSKNSPFDGRRLQGQVLMTVVDGRVVHRAEG
- the gatC gene encoding Asp-tRNA(Asn)/Glu-tRNA(Gln) amidotransferase subunit GatC; protein product: MAIDAATVRKVARLARIAEPEERIEALAQELNGIMTWIEQLAEVDTDGCEPLTSVVASGLPMREDVVTMGGDPALVTANAPKSVGNFFVVPKVVE
- the gatB gene encoding Asp-tRNA(Asn)/Glu-tRNA(Gln) amidotransferase subunit GatB, whose translation is MTQESKQIQGRTGPWEMVLGLEVHAQVASKSKLFSGAAVGFGAGPNEQVSLVDAAMPGMLPVLNKFCVEQAVKTGLGLKAQINLKSRFDRKNYFYPDLPQGYQISQFDQPIVGEGVVTVERDDGTTFDVRIERLHLEQDAGKSLHDQDPNATYVDLNRAGTALMEIVSKPDMRTSEEAAAYVKKLRTILVYLGTCDGDMEKGNLRADVNVSVCRPGDYEKFRATGDFKHLGTRCEIKNVNSYRYIQQAIEYEARRQIEILEDGGKIDQETRLFDPNKGETRSMRSKEEAHDYRYFPDPDLLPLVLDPAWVKSIEETLPELPDAKKARLQSQYGLSAYDAGVLIIDADRADYFEAAAKGRDAKLVANWVTNELLAKLSAAGTSFTDSPLPSSDIAQLVELIENGTISSKIAKEVFEHMWNGEGRPAEIVEKRGLVQINDTGAIEKAIDDLIAGNPDKAEAVKDKPQALGWFVGQVMKATGGKANPATVNELLRKKLGVE
- the ruvX gene encoding Holliday junction resolvase RuvX; this encodes MPVLDIEDFAAALPQYAPVVGLDPGERTIGVAVSDVTRTVASPLALIEKTKFSKDAEALFKLMDSRGAIGIVIGLPMNMDGTEGVRCQSNRALGRNLLRLKPDLPITFWDERLSTAAVTRVLIDEHDVNRKRRAEVVDKMAAGWILQGALERLRGL